The following proteins come from a genomic window of Gossypium raimondii isolate GPD5lz chromosome 5, ASM2569854v1, whole genome shotgun sequence:
- the LOC105765940 gene encoding wall-associated receptor kinase 2 isoform X2 yields MCYYMSGINANRNILRTHLPPKTRSMGDERRAWHLALVCLLLAAVAAAESTPIAKLDCQDRCGNVSIPYPFGTTTDCYLNEDFYIACNSTHYDPPRAFLTGSNIEVTNITVEGKLRIMQFIARDCYNKSGFPVSSNTPSITLSKFRVSDTDNKFVAIGCDTEATIQGVQDDKGYTSGCISKCDSIDYVDNFTCSGIGCCQTSIAKDVGYFDIAVRSYNNHQGIWDFNPCSYGFVVEENSFNFSSNYLRDLQNVTMMPMVLDWFIGNETCETIKTKSSDDVCQGDSTCYNVDNGSGYRCKCLDGYQGDPYLPNGCQGLGVGITVLIAGSTWSYWAFKKWKLIKLKHKFFRQNGGLMLQQELSRRDSSTETAKIFSAEELETATNNYDESRIIGRGGYGTVYKGTLSDGRTVAIKKSQVVDESQIDQFINEVVVLSQINHRNVVKLLGCCLETEVPLLVYEFITNGTLFEHIHNKSKASSLTFETRLRIAAETAGVLSYLHSSASIPIIHRDVKSTNILLDDSYTAKVSDFGASRLVPLDQAGISTVVQGTLGYLDPEYLQTSQLTEKSDVYSFGVVLLELLTGQKALCFERLEEDRNLAMYFISALKEDRLVQILEKCVVDEAKIEMVEEIGSLARRCLRVKGEERPTMKEVAMELEGLRMMLEHHPWVNNDESRLEETEYLLGEPSLKIGSNGGMNNVTYDTITDHIILQVGHGR; encoded by the exons ATGTGTTACTATATGTCAGGAATAAATGCCAACAGAAATATTCTACGCACGCATTTGCCTCCAAAAACACGCTCCATGGGAGATGAACGACGAGCTTGGCATCTTGCACTTGTTTGCCTGTTACTAGCAGCAGTTGCAGCAGCAGAATCAACTCCAATAGCCAAGCTCGATTGCCAAGACAGATGTGGGAACGTTAGTATCCCATATCCATTTGGTACAACGACGGATTGTTATCTCAATGAAGATTTTTACATAGCTTGTAATTCGACTCACTATGATCCTCCACGAGCATTCTTAACAGGAAGCAATATAGAGGTGACAAACATAACTGTCGAAGGCAAATTGCGGATTATGCAATTTATAGCCCGCGATTGCTACAACAAATCGGGCTTCCCAGTTTCCAGCAATACTCCTTCCATCACGCTGTCCAAATTCAGGGTCTCGGATACTGATAACAAGTTCGTTGCCATTGGCTGCGATACTGAAGCAACCATTCAAGGTGTTCAAGACGACAAGGGATACACGAGTGGGTGCATAAGCAAGTGTGACAGTATTGACTATGTGGACAATTTTACATGTTCTGGTATAGGCTGTTGCCAGACATCCATTGCTAAAGATGTAGGATATTTTGACATTGCTGTAAGAAGCTACAATAATCACCAAGGTATCTGGGATTTCAATCCCTGCAGCTATGGCTTTGTTGTTGAAGAAAATAGCTTCAATTTTTCTTCGAATTATCTTCGTGATCTGCAAAATGTAACCATGATGCCCATGGTGCTTGATTGGTTTATCGGGAACGAGACGTGTGAAACGATAAAGACCAAGAGTTCGGATGATGTATGCCAGGGAGATAGCACTTGTTATAACGTGGATAATGGATCTGGATATCGTTGCAAGTGCTTGGATGGCTATCAAGGAGATCCATACCTACCTAATGGTTGCCaag GGCTTGGCGTAGGCATTACAGTATTGATAGCAGGTAGCACTTGGTCGTACTGGGCATTCAAGAAGTGGAAGCTCATCAAACTTAAACACAAGTTCTTTCGACAAAATGGAGGCTTGATGTTGCAGCAAGAACTCTCCAGGCGGGACTCTTCCACTGAAACGGCTAAAATTTTCTCAGCTGAGGAGCTGGAGACGGCCACCAACAACTATGATGAAAGTAGGATTATTGGTCGAGGTGGTTATGGCACAGTCTACAAAGGAACTCTATCAGATGGGAGAACCGTAGCAATTAAGAAGTCCCAAGTTGTTGATGAAAGCCAAATCGATCAATTCATCAATGAAGTTGTTGTGCTTTCCCAAATCAATCACAGGAATGTGGTGAAGCTTTTAGGTTGTTGCTTAGAGACGGAAGTTCCATTACTGGTTTATGAATTTATCACCAATGGTACTCTCTTTGAGCATATCCACAACAAAAGCAAGGCTTCTTCCTTGACATTTGAAACCCGGTTACGTATAGCAGCAGAAACTGCAGGTGTGCTCTCATATCTGCATTCCTCAGCTTCCATACCAATCATTCATAGGGATGTCAAGTCTACCAACATACTCTTGGATGATAGTTACACTGCCAAAGTATCCGATTTTGGAGCTTCGAGATTGGTTCCACTAGACCAAGCCGGGATATCAACGGTGGTTCAAGGGACCCTCGGATACCTGGACCCTGAATACTTGCAGACAAGTCAGCTGACAGAGAAAAGTGATGTTTATAGCTTTGGGGTAGTCCTTCTAGAGCTACTGACCGGACAAAAAGCACTTTGTTTTGAAAGGTTAGAGGAGGACAGAAATCTTGCAATGTATTTCATTTCAGCTTTGAAAGAAGATCGCTTGGTGCAAATTCTTGAGAAGTGCGTAGTGGATGAAGCAAAGATAGAGATGGTTGAGGAAATTGGTAGCCTTGCAAGGAGGTGCTTAAGAGTGAAAGGAGAAGAAAGGCCCACAATGAAGGAAGTCGCAATGGAGTTGGAGGGGTTGAGAATGATGCTGGAGCATCATCCATGGGTAAACAACGATGAGTCGAGGTTAGAAGAGACTGAGTATTTGCTGGGTGAACCATCGTTGAAAATTGGTTCTAATGGCGGTATGAATAATGTTACATATGATACCATCACAGATCATATAATTTTACAAGTTGGTCATGGAAGATAA
- the LOC105765940 gene encoding wall-associated receptor kinase 2 isoform X1 yields the protein MCYYMSGINANRNILRTHLPPKTRSMGDERRAWHLALVCLLLAAVAAAESTPIAKLDCQDRCGNVSIPYPFGTTTDCYLNEDFYIACNSTHYDPPRAFLTGSNIEVTNITVEGKLRIMQFIARDCYNKSGFPVSSNTPSITLSKFRVSDTDNKFVAIGCDTEATIQGVQDDKGYTSGCISKCDSIDYVDNFTCSGIGCCQTSIAKDVGYFDIAVRSYNNHQGIWDFNPCSYGFVVEENSFNFSSNYLRDLQNVTMMPMVLDWFIGNETCETIKTKSSDDVCQGDSTCYNVDNGSGYRCKCLDGYQGDPYLPNGCQDIDECKDPNLNKCEKICENTKGNYTCLCPKGYHGDGRTDGTGCVANQSGGSLIIELTVGLGVGITVLIAGSTWSYWAFKKWKLIKLKHKFFRQNGGLMLQQELSRRDSSTETAKIFSAEELETATNNYDESRIIGRGGYGTVYKGTLSDGRTVAIKKSQVVDESQIDQFINEVVVLSQINHRNVVKLLGCCLETEVPLLVYEFITNGTLFEHIHNKSKASSLTFETRLRIAAETAGVLSYLHSSASIPIIHRDVKSTNILLDDSYTAKVSDFGASRLVPLDQAGISTVVQGTLGYLDPEYLQTSQLTEKSDVYSFGVVLLELLTGQKALCFERLEEDRNLAMYFISALKEDRLVQILEKCVVDEAKIEMVEEIGSLARRCLRVKGEERPTMKEVAMELEGLRMMLEHHPWVNNDESRLEETEYLLGEPSLKIGSNGGMNNVTYDTITDHIILQVGHGR from the exons ATGTGTTACTATATGTCAGGAATAAATGCCAACAGAAATATTCTACGCACGCATTTGCCTCCAAAAACACGCTCCATGGGAGATGAACGACGAGCTTGGCATCTTGCACTTGTTTGCCTGTTACTAGCAGCAGTTGCAGCAGCAGAATCAACTCCAATAGCCAAGCTCGATTGCCAAGACAGATGTGGGAACGTTAGTATCCCATATCCATTTGGTACAACGACGGATTGTTATCTCAATGAAGATTTTTACATAGCTTGTAATTCGACTCACTATGATCCTCCACGAGCATTCTTAACAGGAAGCAATATAGAGGTGACAAACATAACTGTCGAAGGCAAATTGCGGATTATGCAATTTATAGCCCGCGATTGCTACAACAAATCGGGCTTCCCAGTTTCCAGCAATACTCCTTCCATCACGCTGTCCAAATTCAGGGTCTCGGATACTGATAACAAGTTCGTTGCCATTGGCTGCGATACTGAAGCAACCATTCAAGGTGTTCAAGACGACAAGGGATACACGAGTGGGTGCATAAGCAAGTGTGACAGTATTGACTATGTGGACAATTTTACATGTTCTGGTATAGGCTGTTGCCAGACATCCATTGCTAAAGATGTAGGATATTTTGACATTGCTGTAAGAAGCTACAATAATCACCAAGGTATCTGGGATTTCAATCCCTGCAGCTATGGCTTTGTTGTTGAAGAAAATAGCTTCAATTTTTCTTCGAATTATCTTCGTGATCTGCAAAATGTAACCATGATGCCCATGGTGCTTGATTGGTTTATCGGGAACGAGACGTGTGAAACGATAAAGACCAAGAGTTCGGATGATGTATGCCAGGGAGATAGCACTTGTTATAACGTGGATAATGGATCTGGATATCGTTGCAAGTGCTTGGATGGCTATCAAGGAGATCCATACCTACCTAATGGTTGCCaag ACATAGATGAATGTAAAGACCCAAATCTCAATAAATGTGAAAAGATATGTGAAAATACAAAAGGAAATTACACGTGCTTGTGCCCCAAGGGTTATCATGGAGATGGAAGAACAGATGGTACAGGTTGTGTTGCCAATCAATCTGGAGGATCACTTATAATTGAGCTTACTGTTG GGCTTGGCGTAGGCATTACAGTATTGATAGCAGGTAGCACTTGGTCGTACTGGGCATTCAAGAAGTGGAAGCTCATCAAACTTAAACACAAGTTCTTTCGACAAAATGGAGGCTTGATGTTGCAGCAAGAACTCTCCAGGCGGGACTCTTCCACTGAAACGGCTAAAATTTTCTCAGCTGAGGAGCTGGAGACGGCCACCAACAACTATGATGAAAGTAGGATTATTGGTCGAGGTGGTTATGGCACAGTCTACAAAGGAACTCTATCAGATGGGAGAACCGTAGCAATTAAGAAGTCCCAAGTTGTTGATGAAAGCCAAATCGATCAATTCATCAATGAAGTTGTTGTGCTTTCCCAAATCAATCACAGGAATGTGGTGAAGCTTTTAGGTTGTTGCTTAGAGACGGAAGTTCCATTACTGGTTTATGAATTTATCACCAATGGTACTCTCTTTGAGCATATCCACAACAAAAGCAAGGCTTCTTCCTTGACATTTGAAACCCGGTTACGTATAGCAGCAGAAACTGCAGGTGTGCTCTCATATCTGCATTCCTCAGCTTCCATACCAATCATTCATAGGGATGTCAAGTCTACCAACATACTCTTGGATGATAGTTACACTGCCAAAGTATCCGATTTTGGAGCTTCGAGATTGGTTCCACTAGACCAAGCCGGGATATCAACGGTGGTTCAAGGGACCCTCGGATACCTGGACCCTGAATACTTGCAGACAAGTCAGCTGACAGAGAAAAGTGATGTTTATAGCTTTGGGGTAGTCCTTCTAGAGCTACTGACCGGACAAAAAGCACTTTGTTTTGAAAGGTTAGAGGAGGACAGAAATCTTGCAATGTATTTCATTTCAGCTTTGAAAGAAGATCGCTTGGTGCAAATTCTTGAGAAGTGCGTAGTGGATGAAGCAAAGATAGAGATGGTTGAGGAAATTGGTAGCCTTGCAAGGAGGTGCTTAAGAGTGAAAGGAGAAGAAAGGCCCACAATGAAGGAAGTCGCAATGGAGTTGGAGGGGTTGAGAATGATGCTGGAGCATCATCCATGGGTAAACAACGATGAGTCGAGGTTAGAAGAGACTGAGTATTTGCTGGGTGAACCATCGTTGAAAATTGGTTCTAATGGCGGTATGAATAATGTTACATATGATACCATCACAGATCATATAATTTTACAAGTTGGTCATGGAAGATAA
- the LOC128040998 gene encoding wall-associated receptor kinase 2-like, with amino-acid sequence MGLSFIFKKLALVAVTLTLTATSVAAQTQPGCESRCGNISIPYPFGTGDGCKISSDFFITCNTTFNPPKAFLDTSNIEILDISLDGYLRISQSIGYDCYNKVEPSYFATWMWFSKFSLSHTRNKFTAIGCDTYAYVKDYLGHTYSTGCLTFCDNITNVVEGSCSGIGCCQTAIPKGVRSYHVTFGSSNNHSKD; translated from the coding sequence ATGGGTTTgagttttatatttaagaagCTTGCTCTGGTTGCAGTTACGTTGACACTTACAGCAACTTCAGTGGCAGCTCAAACACAACCAGGTTGTGAAAGCCGCTGCGGGAATATCAGCATTCCTTATCCCTTCGGTACAGGCGATGGTTGCAAAATTAGCAGCGACTTTTTCATTACTTGTAACACCACTTTCAATCCTCCAAAAGCATTCTTAGACACCAGTAATATTGAGATTCTCGACATCTCTCTGGATGGTTATTTGCGCATAAGTCAATCCATAGGTTATGACTGTTACAACAAAGTCGAGCCTTCATATTTTGCTACGTGGATGTGGTTTTCAAAATTCTCCTTATCTCATACCAGAAATAAGTTCACAGCCATTGGTTGTGATACTTATGCTTACGTAAAGGATTATTTGGGACATACGTATTCAACCGGATGTTTAACGTTTTGTGATAATATTACCAATGTGGTGGAGGGATCTTGCTCTGGCATCGGCTGCTGCCAGACTGCTATCCCTAAAGGAGTGAGGAGTTATCATGTAACGTTTGGTAGTTCTAACAACCATTCCAAGGATTGA